A single Defluviitalea saccharophila DNA region contains:
- the nrdG gene encoding anaerobic ribonucleoside-triphosphate reductase activating protein, whose translation MKIRLASPLTRDSIVDGPGLRTVLWTQGCIHHCKGCHNPNTHPLDGGFETSTEEIIETLKTIKLQKGITFSGGDPFMQPEACTEIARFCHTLPWDVWVYTGYTYENILKENNPLWNEFLNEIDVLVDGPFILEKRDLTLSFRGSSNQRIIDVNLSKKNNKIVFWEQ comes from the coding sequence ATGAAAATACGCCTTGCTTCGCCGCTCACGCGAGACAGCATTGTAGATGGTCCAGGCCTTAGAACAGTCCTTTGGACCCAAGGGTGCATACATCATTGTAAGGGATGCCATAACCCAAACACCCACCCTTTAGACGGTGGGTTTGAAACATCTACAGAAGAAATCATCGAAACCTTAAAAACAATAAAACTCCAAAAAGGAATCACTTTCTCCGGTGGAGATCCTTTCATGCAGCCAGAAGCCTGTACAGAAATAGCCAGGTTCTGCCATACCCTCCCGTGGGACGTATGGGTTTATACAGGCTATACATATGAAAACATATTAAAAGAAAATAATCCTTTGTGGAATGAATTTTTAAATGAAATTGATGTACTGGTGGATGGACCCTTTATCCTGGAAAAAAGAGATTTAACTTTATCCTTCAGGGGATCTTCCAATCAAAGAATCATTGATGTCAACCTGTCTAAAAAGAATAATAAAATAGTATTTTGGGAACAATAA
- a CDS encoding DUF362 domain-containing protein, whose amino-acid sequence MAYVINDDCISCGACEPECPVSCISEGDGKYEINADECIECGACADACPVDAPNPA is encoded by the coding sequence ATGGCTTATGTAATAAATGATGATTGTATCAGCTGCGGCGCTTGTGAACCAGAATGCCCTGTTTCCTGTATTTCTGAAGGAGATGGAAAATACGAAATCAATGCAGATGAATGTATTGAATGTGGTGCTTGTGCAGACGCTTGTCCTGTAGATGCTCCAAATCCAGCTTAA
- a CDS encoding helix-turn-helix domain-containing protein: protein MEEKRYSISEASEMLNLETHVLRYWEEELNLEIPRNEMGHRYYTDEEIRIFESIKHFKEQGLQLKAIKAAISNQDENEEYALKLSHENEIDITNPGDEKVKQFQLMMKNLFKEALIEHNHIIKKELKEELKQDLREEMSAQIKLLEKEYEQRDKERYKRLDEVLREVQSMRKETAAAINRKIPWYKQIFGR from the coding sequence ATGGAGGAAAAAAGGTATAGTATTTCGGAAGCGTCCGAGATGCTAAATTTAGAAACACATGTACTTCGGTATTGGGAAGAAGAACTGAATTTAGAGATTCCAAGAAATGAAATGGGGCATAGATATTATACCGATGAGGAGATTAGAATCTTCGAAAGCATTAAGCACTTTAAGGAACAGGGACTTCAGCTTAAAGCAATTAAAGCTGCGATTTCTAATCAGGATGAAAATGAAGAGTATGCCCTTAAACTTAGCCATGAAAATGAAATAGATATAACCAATCCAGGGGATGAAAAGGTAAAACAGTTTCAATTGATGATGAAGAATTTATTTAAAGAAGCTTTAATTGAACATAATCATATTATAAAGAAAGAGTTAAAGGAAGAGTTAAAGCAGGACTTAAGGGAAGAAATGTCTGCCCAGATTAAATTGTTAGAAAAAGAATATGAACAAAGAGATAAAGAACGGTACAAAAGATTGGATGAAGTCTTAAGAGAAGTTCAGAGTATGAGAAAAGAAACGGCAGCTGCCATCAACAGAAAAATTCCTTGGTATAAACAAATTTTTGGAAGATAA
- a CDS encoding LytTR family DNA-binding domain-containing protein: protein MIQIAICDDNIDELSNIVQLINLYRISKNFSCEYAVFHNGFDLIATLEKGKRFDIYCLDIIMPGLMGIDAAKEIRGFDKTAPILFFTSSTEFALESYSVKAINYVLKPITKEKFFFTLDEVLEHIKAENNEAAIVVKSSEGIQRILISNLVFAEIIGRNVLYHLRSGKVIQCTEPFSSVCDQLMKYGCFIKPHRSYIVNMQFIDTIENQLMTLQTLDTIPVAQGKAKDTKQQYLNYQMEEQ from the coding sequence ATGATACAGATTGCGATCTGCGATGACAATATTGATGAACTCTCCAATATTGTACAACTCATCAATTTATATAGAATATCTAAAAATTTTAGCTGCGAATATGCCGTCTTTCATAATGGGTTTGACTTGATTGCAACCTTAGAAAAGGGAAAACGGTTTGATATATACTGTCTGGATATTATTATGCCGGGATTAATGGGCATTGATGCGGCAAAGGAAATCCGCGGTTTTGACAAAACCGCACCGATTTTATTCTTTACCTCATCCACTGAGTTTGCTTTAGAAAGCTATTCGGTGAAAGCCATCAACTATGTCCTAAAGCCTATCACAAAAGAAAAATTCTTCTTTACCTTGGACGAAGTTTTAGAACATATAAAAGCGGAGAATAATGAAGCTGCGATTGTTGTAAAAAGCAGTGAAGGCATTCAAAGAATCCTGATCTCCAACTTGGTTTTTGCCGAGATTATCGGCAGAAATGTCTTGTATCATTTACGCTCCGGTAAAGTAATCCAATGTACAGAACCTTTTTCTTCCGTCTGTGATCAACTTATGAAGTATGGATGCTTTATCAAACCCCACCGCTCCTATATTGTGAATATGCAATTTATAGACACCATCGAAAATCAACTTATGACTTTACAGACCCTTGATACAATTCCTGTTGCTCAGGGAAAAGCAAAGGACACTAAACAGCAATATCTAAATTATCAAATGGAGGAACAGTAA
- a CDS encoding ATP-binding protein, protein MIELIIEFSRYFVALLFGTGVAVSFAGMVLNRKNHLVFGGFIVFVFTLQLLSLWTWGMDITFKLYPLITHLTTVIFIAFYLKRPWLIALTSVCLSFLCYQFPRYIGTVLGAAFDNVTMNHVGYIVTAFLMYYFLKKYAMKSVRHLMERSVESCLLLGAMPVFYYVFEHTSTVYTNFMYRGSRMAVQFMPFATSAFYIIFVLFYYAETQKQVRIQRERDMLATQFKQAQTEFASLKQLQQTAAAYRHDMRHHFSLLRRLASEGRLEEIIEYLKTAQSDIDAITPMRFCENETINLILSSFAFKAKQSEILLSVDARLPDSLPFSDTELCSLLSNALENAIHACEKIKESSRRSIKLRMYSKNNKLCIDIRNSYQTEPILHEGIPVSKEEGHGFGTKSMVHIVEKHGGVFRFAAEDGWFIFQATI, encoded by the coding sequence ATGATAGAACTAATCATTGAATTCTCTCGCTACTTTGTTGCCCTGCTATTCGGTACGGGTGTTGCAGTCAGCTTCGCCGGAATGGTACTTAACAGGAAAAATCATCTGGTTTTTGGGGGCTTTATCGTTTTTGTGTTTACGCTCCAGCTTCTCTCCCTATGGACATGGGGTATGGATATAACGTTTAAATTATATCCACTGATTACCCATTTGACGACAGTTATTTTTATCGCCTTTTACTTAAAACGTCCGTGGCTAATTGCACTCACCAGTGTGTGTCTTTCCTTTCTGTGCTACCAGTTTCCCCGATATATCGGTACTGTTTTAGGGGCCGCTTTTGACAATGTGACTATGAACCATGTCGGTTATATTGTCACTGCATTTCTGATGTATTATTTTCTAAAAAAATATGCTATGAAGTCTGTGCGGCACCTCATGGAGCGATCTGTTGAATCCTGCCTTCTGCTTGGAGCTATGCCGGTTTTTTATTATGTCTTTGAACATACCTCAACAGTTTACACCAATTTTATGTACCGCGGATCACGAATGGCAGTGCAGTTTATGCCCTTTGCGACATCCGCATTCTATATTATATTTGTCCTCTTTTACTATGCCGAAACGCAAAAACAAGTAAGGATTCAAAGAGAACGGGATATGTTGGCTACACAGTTTAAGCAGGCGCAAACGGAGTTTGCTTCTCTTAAGCAGCTTCAGCAGACTGCTGCAGCCTATCGACACGATATGCGCCACCACTTCTCCCTTTTACGGAGGTTAGCTTCAGAGGGTCGTTTAGAAGAGATTATTGAATATCTAAAAACTGCCCAGTCCGACATAGATGCCATCACACCTATGCGCTTTTGCGAAAATGAAACCATCAATCTGATTTTGTCCTCTTTTGCTTTCAAAGCCAAGCAATCAGAAATCCTCTTAAGCGTAGATGCAAGGCTGCCAGACTCCCTTCCCTTCAGTGATACGGAGCTTTGCTCGTTACTCTCAAATGCTTTGGAAAACGCCATACATGCCTGCGAAAAGATAAAAGAAAGCAGCAGGCGCTCTATTAAGCTGCGTATGTATTCTAAAAATAATAAGCTATGCATTGACATTAGAAACAGCTATCAAACCGAACCAATATTGCATGAGGGTATCCCTGTATCCAAAGAAGAAGGCCATGGCTTTGGTACAAAAAGTATGGTGCATATCGTAGAAAAGCATGGAGGGGTATTTCGATTTGCAGCCGAGGATGGTTGGTTTATCTTTCAAGCAACTATATAG
- the dnaB gene encoding replicative DNA helicase, translated as MEESRLQRIPPHNIEAEQSVLGSMIIDREAIASAAEILRGDDFYRPDHKMIFEACIELFNQGAPVDLVTLKSRIEEKGLLEQIGGIAYLSELASSVPTSAHIKQYAKIVESKSILRRLIKASQDIMGLSYEAKEDVNTILNQAEQSIFHILQNKHTEDFSSMREVLLSAFEKIEQIYRNQGKVTGLSTGFIDLDYKTAGLQPSDLILVAARPSMGKTAFALNIAQHAAVREKVPIAVFSLEMSKEQLVNRMLCAEAMIDAQKLRTGAMNQEDWVKIARAMGTLAEAPIYIDDTPGISVMEMRAKCRRLKLEKGLGLILIDYLQLMSGSGKSDSRQQEISEISRSLKALAREMEAPVIALSQLSRACETRADHRPMLSDLRESGAIEQDADVVMFLYRDEYYHPDTEKKNQAEVIIAKQRNGPTGTVDLVWLGQYTKFANMQKADSI; from the coding sequence ATGGAGGAATCGAGATTGCAAAGAATTCCCCCCCATAATATTGAAGCGGAACAATCCGTATTGGGTTCCATGATCATTGACAGGGAAGCTATTGCGTCTGCGGCAGAGATTTTAAGAGGAGATGATTTTTACAGGCCCGATCACAAGATGATTTTTGAAGCTTGTATCGAACTCTTTAATCAAGGAGCCCCTGTCGATTTAGTAACCCTTAAAAGCCGTATTGAGGAAAAGGGATTGTTAGAGCAAATCGGGGGTATCGCCTATTTATCAGAATTAGCTTCCAGTGTTCCGACATCAGCCCATATTAAACAATATGCTAAAATCGTTGAAAGCAAATCGATTTTAAGAAGATTGATTAAAGCCAGCCAAGATATCATGGGACTTAGTTATGAAGCTAAGGAAGATGTAAATACGATTTTAAATCAGGCAGAACAAAGTATTTTTCATATTTTACAAAATAAGCATACGGAAGATTTTTCTTCTATGCGGGAAGTGCTTTTATCCGCATTTGAAAAGATAGAACAAATCTATAGAAATCAAGGAAAAGTAACAGGGCTTTCTACCGGTTTTATAGATTTAGACTATAAAACGGCAGGACTTCAGCCCTCAGACTTAATTTTGGTGGCTGCAAGACCTTCCATGGGTAAGACAGCTTTTGCCCTTAATATTGCTCAACATGCGGCGGTACGGGAGAAAGTACCGATTGCCGTCTTTAGCCTTGAAATGTCAAAGGAGCAGCTGGTCAATCGTATGCTTTGTGCGGAGGCTATGATCGATGCGCAGAAACTTAGAACAGGTGCTATGAATCAAGAGGATTGGGTAAAAATTGCGAGAGCCATGGGGACCCTTGCGGAAGCGCCTATTTATATTGATGATACGCCGGGTATTTCCGTCATGGAAATGAGAGCAAAGTGCAGGAGACTTAAATTAGAAAAGGGTCTTGGACTCATTTTAATCGACTATCTGCAGCTTATGAGCGGCAGCGGCAAGTCCGATTCCAGGCAACAGGAAATCTCTGAAATCTCAAGATCCTTAAAAGCGCTGGCAAGGGAAATGGAAGCCCCAGTGATTGCCCTGTCTCAGCTTAGCCGTGCCTGTGAAACCAGGGCAGATCATAGACCGATGCTTTCAGATTTAAGGGAATCCGGTGCTATAGAACAGGATGCCGATGTGGTAATGTTTTTATATAGGGATGAATATTACCATCCGGATACAGAAAAGAAAAATCAGGCAGAAGTGATTATAGCAAAGCAAAGAAACGGTCCGACTGGGACTGTAGATTTGGTTTGGTTAGGACAGTATACAAAATTTGCAAATATGCAAAAAGCAGATTCTATATGA
- the rplI gene encoding 50S ribosomal protein L9, translating to MKVILTQDVKKHGKKGDIINVSDGYARNYLIPQGLGIEATKASLNDLNLKKKAEDKRKQEELNAANQLKDELKDKIVKVSVKAGEGGRLFGSVTAKEISAAAKKQYNLNLDKKKIQLDEPIRTLGNHMVPIKLHPQVTAELTVKVTEE from the coding sequence ATGAAAGTTATATTAACTCAAGATGTAAAAAAACATGGTAAAAAAGGTGATATTATAAATGTTAGCGATGGTTATGCAAGAAATTATTTAATTCCTCAGGGATTAGGCATAGAAGCTACAAAAGCTTCCTTAAATGATTTAAACTTAAAAAAGAAAGCTGAAGATAAGAGAAAACAAGAGGAACTCAATGCAGCCAATCAATTAAAGGATGAATTAAAAGATAAAATTGTAAAAGTTAGCGTTAAGGCAGGAGAAGGAGGAAGATTGTTCGGTTCCGTAACTGCCAAAGAAATTTCAGCTGCAGCTAAAAAACAATATAATCTCAATCTAGACAAGAAAAAGATTCAATTGGATGAACCTATTAGAACTTTAGGTAATCACATGGTTCCTATTAAACTCCATCCACAAGTAACAGCAGAATTAACGGTTAAAGTGACTGAAGAATAA
- a CDS encoding DHH family phosphoesterase has translation MYIDRVYLSNANEKQRNMYGLYFIDNTNHIILKEENLKQKVSIGLIFIDNYEEVMQSVEDVRRPLLIALIDRKLNAWAQQGEGIVKKLEKDQYLALFNNEHLEEFRQKKFEILDEIRQIHIGNELPVTLSIGFGVNGKTLPQSMEYAKAAIDLALGRGGDQAVIKNVDKYLFYGGKTKEVEKSTRVKARMKAYAFREIIEESDEILIMGHKNPDVDCFGAAIGVYRAAQLLGKKAYIVLNEPTNAIKTVYERIIASKEYEEKIFLNSIEAIGHTGERTLVVVVDVHRPSYTECPELLELSKNIVVFDHHRRSAEFIENAVLTYLEPFISSTCEMIAEILQYIVDKVKLKPIEADILLAGITIDTKNFVFKTGVRTFEAAAFLRRNGADSTRVRMLFQNDMESYKARAAAVKDAQIYRNNMAISIAPSDIKNGAVIAAQAADELLNISGIIASFVMCSIQNDIMISARSLGDINVQLIMEKLGGGGHQTVAGAQFSDTSISEAYDKLIEAIDEYLEEGAERR, from the coding sequence GTGTATATAGATCGGGTATACCTATCCAATGCCAATGAAAAGCAGCGCAATATGTACGGGCTTTACTTTATTGACAACACAAACCATATTATTTTAAAGGAAGAAAATTTAAAACAAAAGGTATCCATAGGGCTAATTTTCATTGATAATTATGAAGAAGTCATGCAAAGTGTAGAGGATGTCAGAAGGCCTCTGTTGATTGCGCTGATTGATAGAAAATTAAATGCATGGGCGCAGCAGGGAGAAGGTATCGTTAAAAAGTTGGAAAAAGACCAGTACCTTGCGCTGTTTAACAATGAACATTTAGAAGAATTCAGGCAGAAGAAATTTGAGATTTTAGATGAAATAAGACAAATTCACATAGGCAATGAGCTTCCTGTAACCTTAAGCATTGGTTTTGGCGTTAACGGAAAGACACTTCCCCAATCTATGGAATATGCAAAAGCAGCCATTGATTTAGCCTTAGGAAGAGGCGGGGACCAAGCGGTCATTAAAAATGTGGATAAATACTTATTTTACGGTGGAAAAACCAAGGAAGTTGAAAAAAGTACCCGCGTAAAGGCAAGAATGAAAGCCTATGCATTTCGTGAGATTATTGAAGAATCCGATGAAATTCTGATCATGGGTCATAAAAATCCGGATGTAGACTGCTTTGGTGCTGCTATAGGCGTTTATCGGGCAGCCCAATTACTAGGGAAAAAAGCTTATATTGTATTAAATGAGCCGACCAATGCAATTAAGACAGTCTACGAGAGAATCATCGCATCCAAAGAATATGAAGAAAAAATCTTTTTAAACAGTATTGAAGCTATAGGCCATACGGGTGAAAGAACTCTTGTAGTGGTTGTAGACGTTCATAGACCGAGTTATACGGAGTGCCCAGAGCTTTTAGAGTTAAGCAAAAACATTGTAGTATTCGATCATCACAGAAGAAGTGCCGAGTTCATAGAAAATGCCGTATTAACTTATCTGGAACCGTTTATTTCTTCCACTTGCGAAATGATTGCTGAAATCTTACAGTACATTGTAGATAAGGTTAAGCTAAAGCCCATTGAAGCAGATATACTTCTTGCAGGGATTACCATTGATACGAAGAATTTTGTGTTTAAAACAGGGGTTAGAACCTTTGAGGCTGCTGCATTCTTAAGAAGAAATGGTGCTGACAGTACGAGGGTTCGTATGCTTTTTCAAAATGATATGGAATCTTATAAAGCGAGGGCAGCAGCTGTTAAAGATGCACAAATTTATAGAAACAATATGGCGATTTCCATTGCCCCTTCTGATATCAAAAATGGAGCAGTGATTGCAGCACAGGCAGCCGATGAGTTATTAAATATATCAGGCATTATAGCATCCTTTGTTATGTGCTCGATCCAAAACGATATCATGATTAGTGCAAGATCCTTAGGAGATATCAATGTTCAGCTTATCATGGAAAAATTGGGCGGCGGAGGTCATCAGACCGTGGCAGGCGCTCAGTTTAGCGATACTTCCATTAGTGAGGCATACGATAAATTAATAGAAGCTATAGATGAATACTTAGAGGAAGGAGCCGAAAGAAGATGA
- a CDS encoding DUF2232 domain-containing protein, protein MRLTIKDILWLLAMGLFYTGIGIHGYKVPFLYIFVCFFGIPYSLYIYKKGLEASSFLMPVAVMSVLVFVSDPRASILLLLLLFMPSFVCGLYYHNQKNLPKNIIMLSIAYLSGWIGVLIIWNFVYKVGIISEFYSFTSLVENQYLKEMSRQYETILINLQDTGKASLYSLGEAPKTFAENYALYRLAIKQFFFLIQYLFPALIFIGGFFSSIVQVLVAKLILKALNWKSPKIKEITNVGFTPLTVGLLGLTWLLRGSMDDRLYPRLIMAMDNVLIIFSLFMFIVGVFFTIHVIKNAKAGAGFKAFIGILSFLSMIVSPFLFVVLGFFEGIFNFRKTERFL, encoded by the coding sequence ATGAGATTGACGATAAAAGATATTCTATGGCTTTTAGCTATGGGATTATTTTATACGGGTATTGGAATACATGGATATAAGGTTCCTTTTTTATATATTTTTGTGTGTTTTTTTGGAATCCCTTACAGCTTGTATATATATAAAAAAGGGCTTGAGGCTTCCTCTTTTTTGATGCCCGTAGCGGTGATGTCTGTATTAGTGTTTGTGAGTGATCCAAGAGCATCTATCCTGCTCTTATTGCTTCTTTTCATGCCGTCTTTTGTGTGCGGCCTTTACTATCATAACCAAAAAAATCTTCCTAAAAATATTATTATGCTGTCTATCGCCTATTTATCCGGATGGATTGGCGTTCTAATCATATGGAATTTTGTATATAAAGTAGGAATCATATCTGAGTTCTATTCCTTTACCAGCTTAGTTGAAAACCAGTACCTTAAAGAAATGTCCAGGCAATACGAGACTATATTAATTAATCTTCAAGATACAGGGAAAGCTTCGTTATATTCTTTAGGAGAAGCTCCTAAAACATTTGCAGAGAACTATGCTCTCTATAGATTGGCAATCAAACAATTCTTTTTTTTAATACAGTACTTATTTCCAGCTTTAATTTTTATTGGTGGATTTTTTTCTTCAATCGTTCAAGTCTTGGTTGCAAAGCTTATTTTAAAAGCTTTAAACTGGAAGTCTCCGAAAATTAAAGAGATTACGAATGTTGGCTTTACTCCTTTAACTGTAGGTCTTTTAGGATTAACCTGGCTTCTTAGAGGGAGTATGGATGACCGATTGTATCCACGGCTTATTATGGCAATGGATAATGTTTTAATTATATTTTCCTTGTTTATGTTTATTGTTGGCGTTTTCTTTACCATTCATGTTATTAAAAACGCTAAAGCCGGCGCAGGATTTAAGGCGTTTATTGGAATCTTAAGCTTCTTAAGCATGATTGTAAGCCCTTTCTTATTTGTAGTTCTTGGATTTTTTGAAGGCATATTTAATTTTAGAAAAACAGAAAGATTTCTATAG
- a CDS encoding MazG-like family protein: MGEWGGIMAIHDKEFDITRSLKIIERLKAQLLSDVANLFSGMLDYGKQTHGDRGDLLANIIILTYLLAKRLGIPYNTLDMKIRNKLKVGVLENTDEQEWFADLTALLRHLDGAYEKNRRS, encoded by the coding sequence ATGGGAGAATGGGGTGGTATTATGGCGATTCACGATAAAGAGTTCGATATTACACGCTCTTTAAAAATTATTGAGAGGTTAAAAGCACAGCTTCTTTCTGATGTAGCAAATCTGTTTTCAGGAATGCTTGATTATGGAAAGCAAACCCATGGAGACAGAGGAGATTTATTAGCCAATATAATAATTCTTACTTATCTGCTCGCAAAAAGATTAGGAATACCATATAATACATTGGATATGAAGATTCGAAACAAATTAAAAGTAGGAGTATTAGAAAATACCGATGAACAAGAATGGTTCGCGGATTTGACAGCCTTACTTAGACATCTGGATGGAGCTTACGAGAAAAATAGGAGGTCATGA
- the pheA gene encoding prephenate dehydratase, protein MLLIGYLGPSGTFSEQAALSYFNNLNEYELIPFPTIQDLLQAIDRGEILKGVVPIENSIEGAVNTTVDMLAFEVNLNIQAEIVIPVRHYLLGYKEFAFNEITQVLSHPQAIAQCRNYLHTHMPKAEMVFTSSTAEAVREVASKKSPRAAVGTLLAAKKYGLSVLDSDIQDTKQNETRFVVLGKEEGKKGDKCKTSLVFSTENKPGELYRILNIFSLWDVNMTKIISRPSKTKLGEYVFFIDLEGHVLEEDMKNALMMVQRKTSFYKLLGSYEIIE, encoded by the coding sequence ATGTTACTTATAGGATACTTAGGACCAAGCGGAACGTTTTCAGAGCAGGCAGCTCTTTCATATTTTAATAACTTAAATGAGTACGAATTAATTCCTTTTCCAACGATTCAGGACTTATTGCAGGCTATAGATCGTGGGGAGATTTTAAAAGGTGTCGTTCCTATAGAAAATTCTATCGAAGGGGCTGTCAATACTACCGTTGATATGCTTGCCTTTGAAGTCAATTTAAATATTCAGGCAGAAATCGTCATACCTGTTAGACATTATCTTCTTGGATATAAAGAGTTTGCATTCAATGAAATTACACAGGTCTTGTCCCATCCTCAAGCAATTGCTCAATGCAGAAACTATTTACATACCCACATGCCAAAAGCAGAGATGGTTTTTACCAGTTCAACTGCTGAAGCAGTACGGGAAGTGGCATCCAAAAAGTCCCCAAGGGCGGCTGTAGGTACTTTGCTTGCAGCAAAAAAATACGGACTTTCTGTTCTAGACTCGGATATTCAGGATACCAAACAAAATGAAACCAGATTTGTAGTCTTAGGAAAAGAAGAAGGCAAAAAGGGTGACAAATGTAAAACCAGTCTTGTATTTTCTACAGAGAACAAGCCTGGTGAACTATATAGAATCTTAAATATCTTTTCCCTATGGGATGTCAACATGACTAAAATTATATCCAGGCCTTCTAAAACAAAGCTAGGGGAATATGTATTTTTTATTGACCTGGAAGGACATGTTCTGGAAGAGGACATGAAAAATGCATTGATGATGGTACAAAGAAAAACGTCATTTTATAAATTATTAGGCTCCTATGAGATTATTGAATAG
- a CDS encoding STAS domain-containing protein, which translates to MDFRITHKFNEADNQWHISIEGEIDIYNSEQLKGKLYELLEEKQADLYINCKDLEYIDSTGLGSLVSVLKKVKQFNGNIYLSQLKSNVAKIFKITDLNKVFMIEGAAHE; encoded by the coding sequence ATGGACTTTAGGATTACCCATAAATTCAACGAAGCTGATAATCAATGGCATATTTCTATTGAAGGAGAAATTGACATCTATAATTCTGAACAATTAAAAGGAAAACTCTATGAACTCCTTGAGGAAAAGCAAGCGGATTTATATATCAACTGCAAGGATTTAGAGTACATCGACAGCACAGGATTAGGCTCATTAGTATCCGTACTGAAAAAAGTAAAACAGTTCAATGGAAATATCTATTTGTCTCAATTAAAATCCAATGTAGCAAAAATATTTAAAATCACTGATTTAAACAAAGTTTTTATGATAGAAGGTGCTGCCCATGAATAA
- a CDS encoding ATP-binding protein: protein MNNPKSTSMNQDIIELGLPLNPAYVSAARLTASSIANRMGFDIEDIEDIKAAVSEACTYLIKQYQLDRNAQSTFKIQFMIKDEGLEIQLTTRKFNKDSDREEDGLGILMIEALMDYISISNKDEIDTHIVMMKKLKNS from the coding sequence ATGAATAATCCTAAGAGTACATCTATGAATCAAGATATTATTGAGCTTGGACTTCCCTTAAATCCTGCCTATGTTTCCGCTGCAAGGCTAACTGCCTCTTCTATTGCAAACCGCATGGGATTTGACATTGAAGATATTGAAGATATTAAAGCTGCTGTATCAGAAGCTTGTACATATTTAATCAAGCAATACCAATTAGACAGAAATGCTCAAAGCACCTTCAAAATACAGTTTATGATAAAAGATGAAGGTTTGGAAATTCAATTAACCACCCGTAAATTTAATAAAGATTCTGACCGTGAAGAAGATGGTTTAGGCATTCTAATGATCGAAGCATTAATGGATTACATCTCTATCTCTAATAAAGACGAAATAGATACTCATATCGTAATGATGAAAAAACTAAAAAACTCATAG
- a CDS encoding ATP-binding protein, with protein MKAQLFKKTFPSELKFIRTVISEIMDYLRCSFPSLSSEDYFDCKLIYNELLINAIIHGNENDKNKTVSVTIEVIDEDSIYSTITDEGNGFDYNHMLKEIENKDRLFLENGRGIQLVQSLTNELHYERSRKQISFYKRMNRNGQNFSCR; from the coding sequence ATGAAAGCTCAACTTTTCAAAAAGACCTTTCCAAGTGAACTCAAATTCATTAGAACGGTAATCAGTGAAATAATGGACTATTTACGCTGCTCCTTTCCTTCTCTGTCCTCAGAGGATTATTTTGACTGCAAATTAATCTATAATGAGCTTTTAATAAATGCTATAATCCACGGAAACGAAAATGACAAAAACAAAACGGTATCTGTTACTATCGAAGTGATTGATGAGGATAGTATCTACTCGACGATTACAGATGAGGGAAATGGATTTGACTACAATCATATGCTAAAAGAAATAGAAAATAAAGACCGGCTTTTCTTAGAAAACGGACGAGGCATCCAGCTGGTACAGTCTCTAACCAATGAATTACATTATGAACGTTCTAGAAAACAAATAAGCTTTTATAAAAGGATGAATCGAAATGGACAAAATTTTAGTTGTAGATGA